The following coding sequences are from one Clostridioides difficile ATCC 9689 = DSM 1296 window:
- the ybaK gene encoding Cys-tRNA(Pro) deacylase, producing MVKTNAMRILDSNKIDYKVMSYEVKSEHVDGVEVAHDIGRDVNEVYKTLVTQGVSKNIYVYVIPVHENLDLKKAAKVAKEKSVEMIHVKDINKLTGYIRGGCSPIGMKKLYKTFVNESAKNLDTIIVSAGKIGYQIELSPFDLQRLIKVEFVDVIKK from the coding sequence ATGGTTAAGACTAATGCTATGAGAATATTAGATTCAAATAAGATTGATTATAAAGTAATGTCTTATGAAGTGAAAAGTGAACATGTGGATGGTGTTGAGGTGGCACATGATATAGGAAGAGATGTAAATGAAGTGTATAAGACATTAGTAACTCAAGGAGTTAGTAAGAATATATATGTATATGTAATACCAGTACATGAAAACTTAGACTTAAAAAAGGCTGCAAAAGTAGCTAAAGAGAAAAGTGTAGAGATGATTCATGTAAAAGATATAAATAAGCTTACAGGTTATATTAGAGGCGGATGTTCTCCTATAGGTATGAAAAAGCTTTATAAAACTTTTGTAAATGAAAGTGCAAAGAATTTAGATACAATTATTGTGAGTGCAGGAAAAATAGGATATCAAATAGAACTATCTCCATTTGATTTACAAAGACTTATAAAAGTAGAATTTGTAGATGTAATAAAAAAATAA
- a CDS encoding fumarate hydratase: MRKIKSEQIVEQVKKLCIEASLYLGEDVLSCIKEKAKSEKSEVGKNILNILVENAEIAKEKNIPICQDTGMAVFFVEIGQEVLIEGDTLTDAINEGVRQGYEEGYLRKSVVSPINRVNTKDNTPAVIHYDMVKGDKIKIEFAAKGFGSENMSKMKMLKPSDGLEGIKKFIIDTVSEAGPNPCPPMVIGVGIGGTVDKCAQIAKKALFRELGEFNKDENIAKLESELLTAINKLGIGPQGLGGTTTALGLNIETFPTHIAGLPVVVNINCHASRHKKVVI, encoded by the coding sequence TTGAGAAAAATAAAATCTGAACAAATCGTCGAGCAGGTAAAAAAACTTTGTATAGAAGCGAGCCTATATTTAGGAGAAGATGTTTTAAGCTGTATAAAAGAAAAAGCGAAAAGTGAAAAGAGTGAAGTTGGAAAAAATATATTGAATATATTAGTTGAAAATGCTGAAATAGCTAAAGAAAAAAATATACCAATATGCCAAGATACTGGTATGGCTGTATTTTTTGTTGAAATAGGACAAGAAGTTTTAATTGAAGGAGACACACTTACTGATGCTATAAATGAGGGAGTAAGACAAGGGTATGAAGAAGGCTACTTAAGAAAATCTGTTGTAAGTCCAATTAACAGAGTAAATACAAAAGATAATACACCTGCTGTTATTCATTATGATATGGTAAAAGGTGATAAAATTAAAATAGAATTTGCAGCTAAGGGATTTGGAAGCGAAAATATGAGTAAGATGAAAATGTTAAAGCCATCAGATGGATTGGAAGGAATTAAAAAATTCATAATAGATACAGTTTCAGAAGCTGGACCTAACCCATGCCCTCCTATGGTAATTGGAGTTGGTATAGGTGGGACTGTGGACAAATGTGCTCAAATAGCTAAAAAGGCACTTTTTAGAGAACTAGGTGAATTTAATAAGGACGAAAATATAGCAAAACTTGAAAGTGAACTATTAACAGCTATTAATAAACTTGGTATAGGACCTCAAGGCTTAGGTGGTACTACAACAGCTTTGGGATTAAACATAGAGACTTTTCCTACACACATAGCAGGTTTACCTGTTGTTGTAAATATAAACTGCCATGCATCAAGACATAAGAAGGTAGTAATTTAG